CCGCTCCCTGATGGCGCGGATTGCCGGCCAGATCAACGACAAGATGCGTGGGCATAGCGGCATTCAGGGCCGGACTCGAGGCGGACAGACGATAATCGCCGTCCCCGCCCCAGGCGGGTCGGACAAACCGCGGATCCGCGGCCAGTACGCCGTCACCGAGAGCAGGAATCGTCTCTGCGCTGTATTCGTCCTGTCCATGCTGCAGTAAAATATCGTTCTCCGGCATCCAGAACAGCGTGTGAGACACAGAAAAATTGACAGTTTCGGTCAAAAACAGGGAAGACCGGCGTCCGCGGCTGCTGATAATGGTGTTGAGCATATTCACGTGGATCGGCACCTGCGGATGATCGTACTGCGCCCACATGCAGTAATTCTGTCCCAGGGAATCGTCAATGCTGCAATGCACAAACTCAAACACCGCGTTTGGGAATTCGGTGTCAATCACCACCGCGGACCAGGGTGTGGGCGTGGCATCGCCGTCGCCGCGGCCGTAGATCAGCGTGTTTTCAATGCGGCCGTAGCGCCCCCAGAGTTTCAGACCGTCCGTGCGATTGTTGGCAATGATGCAGCTGCGTACGATGGTCGTATCAGATTTGCTATCCAGTCCGTCGCCGTGATTGTGTTCCAGCCTGCAGCGCACAAACTCTACCGGTCCCGGGCCCGGTTCGATGCCGAATCCGTCCGGGCGACCGTAAGGATTTTCAGAATCGCCGTTCTGATAATAATGGCCGGACCGGGATAATTGTGAATCCGTGAATCTGACATTCTGCCAGCCGCCGCCGCTCCCCGCTTCCGGTCCGCCGGCGGCGCCGAATCCGCAGTGATGAATAGTACACGAGTCCACCGTCAGATCAGTCACATCCCGGATATTCAAGCCGAATTCATCGAGATGGTGAATATGTAGATTGCGCAGGACAATATGCGAACAGGGTTCAGCCGTGGCATTGATGCCGTCGCGGGCGTATTCCTGCCCGTCATGCGTGAATTCCAGATCGGAGATTTCGACATAATGGGCGCCGGACAAATTGATCAAGGCATAGAGGTTATCGGCTCCGGCCAGGACCGCGGCGCCCGAATCGCTGCCGCGGATGCGGGTAACCTGTTGCGCAGAACCGGACGGCGGCTGCAGGATATCCGCATCAAAGACACGCTGCACATAGGTGCCGGGCAGCAAAACCAGTTCATCGCCGCCCTGCATCCGCCGGGTCGCCCAAGACGCAGAGGCCCAGGGGGCGCCCAAACTGCCGTCATGCCTGTCATCGCCGTCAGGCGAAACGTAATAGGTCGCCGGATAGACGGCTATGGCGACCAACAGAAAAAGCAAAATATGTCGTACCACAAGCCCTCTCAATCCTTTTTGATCAACAATATACAATAGAGATGATCCTTATGCAAGCCCGGCAAAGCCAATTTAATCCATTCATGAAATAGAGGTTGTTTG
This genomic window from candidate division KSB1 bacterium contains:
- a CDS encoding right-handed parallel beta-helix repeat-containing protein translates to MYIVDQKGLRGLVVRHILLFLLVAIAVYPATYYVSPDGDDRHDGSLGAPWASASWATRRMQGGDELVLLPGTYVQRVFDADILQPPSGSAQQVTRIRGSDSGAAVLAGADNLYALINLSGAHYVEISDLEFTHDGQEYARDGINATAEPCSHIVLRNLHIHHLDEFGLNIRDVTDLTVDSCTIHHCGFGAAGGPEAGSGGGWQNVRFTDSQLSRSGHYYQNGDSENPYGRPDGFGIEPGPGPVEFVRCRLEHNHGDGLDSKSDTTIVRSCIIANNRTDGLKLWGRYGRIENTLIYGRGDGDATPTPWSAVVIDTEFPNAVFEFVHCSIDDSLGQNYCMWAQYDHPQVPIHVNMLNTIISSRGRRSSLFLTETVNFSVSHTLFWMPENDILLQHGQDEYSAETIPALGDGVLAADPRFVRPAWGGDGDYRLSASSPALNAAMPTHLVVDLAGNPRHQGAAPDLGAYERSTETAVQTRAPLSKFNVSCAPNPANPGTRIHFYLSKPGPVNISIYDMLGRRISTLNRVYSAGSHYAAWDGRNDQGAVCPSGIYLIVLDTETYRHRLKLALVH